The Pseudomonadota bacterium sequence TAGCTCATTGCTGCTGCGCCCTGTTACTTGGGCATCAGGCCTAGGATACCTATGACGATCAAATAGATGGCTACCAGATAGTTTAAAAACCCGGGCACGATCAAGATCAGAATCCCGATCACAAGGGCGAGTATTGGCTCAATGGACCTATACATGAACAAGCTCCTCTCCAATGTGACAAACCGAATGGCAAGTTATGGCTCTCGGAAAATGTCGACCTGGTGGCCGACCTGCGGGGGATGCTCAGCGACCACGATCTCCACGCGGCGATTTTGCTGGCGGCCGGCCATGGTGTCGTTCGA is a genomic window containing:
- a CDS encoding DUF3096 domain-containing protein gives rise to the protein MYRSIEPILALVIGILILIVPGFLNYLVAIYLIVIGILGLMPK